The Thunnus maccoyii chromosome 15, fThuMac1.1, whole genome shotgun sequence DNA segment CCTGAGCACCAATCAGAACCAGTGTCTTTCGCTGGAATGGAGGCACCTTTGCCACTTCCTCATAGATCTGCAGCTCGTGTCTGTCAAACTCTGTTCAAACACAGGCACAATTGTGAGTCAATCAAAGATAATGATGCTGAAGATGTCAGCTAAGATTCAACAGTGTGAAGAATCTGACCTGCATTCTTAGCTGTCAGATACatcatcttctttttcttttttccagctATGGTGCCACAAAGGATCCCTACAAAACAAGATGGAACAATTAAGCATTTTCatatctctgctgttgcagcaTTTGGCCAGACGAGGGCAGGAGTGGGCCATTTTCTGAGTGTATATCAGTTTTTAGAGGTAAAAGCAACAGAGAAAGAACAGAGGTCAGGCAGCAAACCAGTTGACAGACTGTTCTACATCAACATTACTAAAGAGAGGAACAGGAAACTTAAGAGTATAAGCGCTAAGCTAAGAATCTTTCACAGTGCTTGTACAAAACACCACCAAGAAATGCATGTAGTGACCTACCTGATCCATCGAAGTCTCGGGGGACAAAagctttcctcttctcctccaaGAACTGACTGGGTATCAGTCCTGTGGCCCCGCCCACCACATGGCATGCCTGGCACAGATCAGAGATCAGATGATTATATCTTCCACAACAGACACATAAAGGGGAAAAACTGGAGGAAAACTCACCTGCCACCAGTTGGGATCCTCTCTGTTAACAATCTGAAGGATGTCGCCTTTCTTGAAAGCCATGCCCGCCTCTCGACAAGGGATCAGGTTGTCATTGGCTGGGTCATAGTCAAAGTACGGCCGCACATACACCTGTGATAAGCAGATAAACAGTCCCCAGTCTTTGCAGTGGTCAAAGGAAAATTTGGCACACttgaaatcaaaagaaaatctgaTTAGGCTCATGCTCAGTGTGCCatctcacacactgacacagtaaCTGTGTGACTCATTCACACCCATTACATCCTAGGTCCCCACAATGCACCCTACACAGCTGTTCACGCTGCGCCAATAGTGGATCCTTTTGCCAGAGAGGGTAAGTGCTCTGGCCGATGTAATAGATTAAACAAGCAGCCAGAGGAAGCAATAAAACAAGCCAGTAAAAAATACTGTGCAAAGCGCCCTGAGCAACAGAGCAGGATGTGATTTTGCATTATGTCTCAGTCAGTTTTACTGCCATTGTTTATAATTTAAGCCTTATAAGCAATTCCAAGTTTATGTCTATTTGTTTACAATGCACAATATCTTCAGGAGTGCTTGGGAGCCATAATGGGACAAAAAATAGGTGTTGCATGCACGAgagaaaatgtctaaaaataacataaattacTGTACTCTCCATGTGTGGGAGAATGAGATTACaggaagcatgtgtgtgtttggagtgtgtgcaagagacagaaacagctaGTGTGACCTAGATAGCATGTGGAGTGTTATTAATAGGGCTCCCAGGGTTCACATTCCTGCACAGGGGATTGTGGGAAGGACAGATCACCAGCCCTGTCCAACATCTGCCCCTTATTACGTAAGTGGCGGcgcttgtgtttgtttacattatcATCTTGTTTGACATTTCTATGTGCACGTGTACCTGTGGAGGTGCAGGAGCATCTCTGTAGCTGGGGAGTATTTTGAGAGTGATCCCTCCGCTGCAGTCCTTGAGCATCTCCTGCAGCTCGGTGGGGTTGTTGCCGACGTCCTTGCCATTCACTTCCTTTATGATGTCACCCACGTGAAGCAGGCCCTGCCTGTCAATCATGCCGCCGTGAAGGATCCTTGCAATGACCAGGTCATCTTTCTCCACACGAAATGTCACACCctgagaagaagaggagacagcAGGATGAGGTTTATCCTCTGATATCTGCTTGTCGACATTagcatgcatatacacacacacccccatcttcctcttctacacacaaacacacacacacacatactgtatgcagatACGATCAgactgtttctgtctctgctcaCCAGAGGCTCTCCGGCCTTCTTTCGGATGCCAATCATGCGCACAGCATCGGCCTGCATCAGAGCACTGTTCACCGCTGCATCATTGGCCGTCTCAGCCGGGGGCGGGACTTCGTAGCACTTGGAGGCCACTATGTCGTGTGCCTCCAAGAGTGACTGAGAGAAAGTAAAGGAGAAAAAGTGAATCAGTTCACTGACTTCATGACTCTTCTCTACTTGTGCTATTATTACATTAGTgggtgttcagactgaaaacatcacAGGGTTCTACTTCGGTGGGGTGTGTGAAGCTATACTGGTGGTAATTATTTGATGGTTGCCAAGCAGACAGTGGAAATGCTttgttcacattacaaagtaatctacctggaatgtgcacttgcatgtatTTGACAGACCAACGCAGCATCTCACTAGATAACGTAGCATTGCATTATGTTATGTTGCGGCAAAAGCTGAGCCAggctttttgtgtcttttgatACCACATCGGCATCACTGGActgcattaaaatgaatgaggaggctgtatttttttttccacacagggCTACAGCCTGAATGCAGCATTTACTTCTATTCTGTGACTGTCACTCATGGCCACAATGAAAGCTGTTTAGCAACAGTTACATAGGCTCACTTTAAATGATGCCAACCAAACTGAGGCTTGATgtttcaaagaaaaacattagaAGAGACTAGAGGTAGAATACTTGTGAAGTCGATTAAATACAATCACAGATACAAAGAGAATCAACTCGAGGGCCATCAATAGAGCAGAAGCTTAAACCAACCCTGATAATGCTTTCATATGCTATGCTGCAACAACTATAATAACTGGTTTGattttctaaaacaaaaaaaccctgtgAACATGATGCTCTTTGACAACAGACTTGAAAGTCTCAGATGTGTCTTCCCACCGGCGCATTAAAAGTTGTGGCTATAAAAAGAACTAATCATGTAATGGCTGAAATCCCAAATATGGATTACCACCAAATCCAATCAATTCTTGGTTCACTGAATATCCATCCTCAAACTTTCATCCAAATCCATTGTTTTTAAGTTACTACTTGTGCAACCTTTAAAACTATATTACCAGCAGCAAGGCACAAACAATTTATTGGTAGGTAAGCTAAAACAAGTCTAAACTCAATATGTGACATAATATCAGTTTCCTTttattccctctctcttttctccctaGCCcgcctctccctccctctctgtttctctctttctctcagtagGTCAACAGGGTCTTATCCTCCAGCTTATAGCACACATGGCTCTGATTGGTGGAATTGCTTCTCTAGGCTCAGAGGTCTTAACTCCTATTGGTCTAGCCTGTGTAATGCCCCTGGTAGGTACAGGGATAGAGGTTAGTGTTCTATTGATGCATGAGGACAGGATCCAAAACATCAAGTCTGTGCCACTGTAACTATAGTTTAACAGTTTAATGTACACTGTACTGTAAaccttaaaaggaaaaaaacccaaactagTCCCTGGTTTCTAGTGACATATtacattttgcacagaaaaaAGTACTACACACATGATTTGTGAACTGCTGTTGGTTGAATTACTGTCAATAAGGAGCAGAAAAAGTAAGCTTTCTTTACAATGTCAGTCTGTGGTATCAAATGCAAAGAAGTTGCGATTATATATGATAAAAAGTGGTTAACAATAGCGTCAATGCACTGAGTTAATATTCAATCCAACAGCAGCGAAGTTACTCCCACAAATCATGTCTATTCAGCCTTATCACCAGAACAAAGATTTAAACATGCAGCGTATAAGGTGTTTGCTATGTGTGaatgagcttgtgtgtgtttgctcaccTGGAAGTGAGGCTCCTGCAGGATCCTGGACAGTTCGGCCGCACTGTCGTCTTTAACCTTGAGCCCGCTGATGTCACCCAGGATCTCCGTCACCAGCTCCACGTTGTTGTCTTGCACCGCCTCCAGCTTTACCTCCTCCAGCTGTTCTTGAGCctgggagagacagaaaaaagctCAGGGAGGCACGTGGAGAGATGGtagttatgtttttatattgtcatGACTTGAAGTGTtgtgttactttttatttgtatgtgttaATGATGAATGGGagttgagttttgttttgtatcgGATGCTGATTTATCGTGGGATTATTTTGCTCTGTGAGGTAGCCACCATCTGCCTTGtgttactgtatgaaaagtcagaggagtatttatttatgtttagtCATCTCTACAAGTTCCAGCCCTGCAGGGAGAAGTCGACCGGCGGAAAATGACAACAGCCTGTCTAGCAGAAACTACAGCTGTCCTCTAACTGAACTCGCTGCACACTAAACTTCCTACAGCACTGTCTGTGTGCAGCGGTGTTGCAATACATGCACCGTcagtaaaaaaagacacaacGGTGTGAATCTGCACCAGTTTGTTACTGAGAGTATGTATGCATTTATAGTTCAGATGCATTGAACACTCTGTGTTAGTCAAAGCCTTACTGTACTACAGCACCTCAGTCACAGTAAGCAAAACACCGCTGGCAGCAGGGTGGGGGGTGCAGAGCCGGCTAGCGGTTAGTCTGCTCACTGCTGCTCACCCTGggctacagtatgt contains these protein-coding regions:
- the pals2b gene encoding MAGUK p55 subfamily member 6b isoform X2 — its product is MQQVLDNLGELPTSTGAKDIDLLFLRGIMESPIAQEQLEEVKLEAVQDNNVELVTEILGDISGLKVKDDSAAELSRILQEPHFQSLLEAHDIVASKCYEVPPPAETANDAAVNSALMQADAVRMIGIRKKAGEPLGVTFRVEKDDLVIARILHGGMIDRQGLLHVGDIIKEVNGKDVGNNPTELQEMLKDCSGGITLKILPSYRDAPAPPQVYVRPYFDYDPANDNLIPCREAGMAFKKGDILQIVNREDPNWWQACHVVGGATGLIPSQFLEEKRKAFVPRDFDGSGILCGTIAGKKKKKMMYLTAKNAEFDRHELQIYEEVAKVPPFQRKTLVLIGAQGVGRRSLKNRLMVLQPTRFGTTIPYTSRRPRDEELDGNSYHFTTRTEMEVDVKAGRFLEHGEYDGNLYGTKIESIHEVVATDRTCILDVNPQALKVLKTAEFMPYVVFIAAPDFDTLKAMHKAVVDAGITTKQLTDVDLRKTVDESARIQRAYNHYFDLTIVNDNLDKAFETLQAAVDKLCSETQWVPVNWVY
- the pals2b gene encoding MAGUK p55 subfamily member 6b isoform X1; translated protein: MVTEDACPNGVREEEEQEVMPPGEPGVEGAPAVRSTQGADTSGAMQQVLDNLGELPTSTGAKDIDLLFLRGIMESPIAQEQLEEVKLEAVQDNNVELVTEILGDISGLKVKDDSAAELSRILQEPHFQSLLEAHDIVASKCYEVPPPAETANDAAVNSALMQADAVRMIGIRKKAGEPLGVTFRVEKDDLVIARILHGGMIDRQGLLHVGDIIKEVNGKDVGNNPTELQEMLKDCSGGITLKILPSYRDAPAPPQVYVRPYFDYDPANDNLIPCREAGMAFKKGDILQIVNREDPNWWQACHVVGGATGLIPSQFLEEKRKAFVPRDFDGSGILCGTIAGKKKKKMMYLTAKNAEFDRHELQIYEEVAKVPPFQRKTLVLIGAQGVGRRSLKNRLMVLQPTRFGTTIPYTSRRPRDEELDGNSYHFTTRTEMEVDVKAGRFLEHGEYDGNLYGTKIESIHEVVATDRTCILDVNPQALKVLKTAEFMPYVVFIAAPDFDTLKAMHKAVVDAGITTKQLTDVDLRKTVDESARIQRAYNHYFDLTIVNDNLDKAFETLQAAVDKLCSETQWVPVNWVY